The nucleotide window GGTGATGGTAATTGGCGGGAAATTTCCCACTATGATTTTAAGGGCGGTTACGTTCATTCCCCACAAAAACATGACTCCTGTAAGGATTAGATAGATTTGAAGATTTTTCATGGTGTTTCCTTCTTTCAACTACAGTACTAAAGAATACTCTCCATTTTACTCCTTTTTTTCAAAAGGGCAAGAGGAAGAAAGAAGGGAAAATGTTAATAAAGAGGAGGGAAGTAATATGTCCATTACTGTCCCTCCTCTTTGATTGCTTCTTCCAGTAGAGCGGCAAATCTTCCTTCCCGCTCGTCCGACTCTAAAAAGCTACTGTCTGTAATAGCCATCAGCAATTGTTTTTTTACTGTGCCATCTTTTACAGACGAAATGATTTTTTTTCGGCATGCTGCCAGGAACTCCAGGTAGCTATCGTATTGTTCGTCAAATGTCTGTTCCAGCTGGGTGCAAATCTTTTTAGCCAGAATCGGGCTTGCTCCAGATGTCGAGACAGCAATGGTCAATCTGCCTCTTTTCATGAAGGATGGAACCTGGAAGTCAGATTCCGCCGGGTCATCCGCAAGATTTACCAGTTGATGTGGTGCAGCGTCCATTTTAACTGCCAGATTCGTATCGTGGTCATTAGTGGCTGCAATGATGAGCAGCGCTCCTTCGAGATCCTTTTCTTCATAGGATGTTGGATGCCAGGAAATTCGGTCTGCGTCGGCAAGACTTAGCAAATCGCTCGTTAATTCCGGGCTCACTACCTTCACTTTTGCTCCCGCATCCAGCAGGCCAAGGACTTTTCGATGAGCAACTTTGCCTCCGCCAATCACTACGACATCCCGATCCCGTATCCGTACATTCATAGGATAAAGCATGCTTTCACTCTCCATTTTTCTACATATGTTGACTGCGAAAATATTTTATTAGCGGAGTTCACAGTTTTATTGGCGGTTTTCACAACTTTATTCGCCAAAATTAAAATTCAATGGCGATTTTCACAATTTTATTCGAGATGTTCACATTTTGTTAGCGAAGACCACTTTTATAATTTTACCTTTGCTCTTGCTTCATCAACTCTTTGCATAAGCAGTTCGCCCAGACGCTCCTCAAAGCCCACTGGTTCGCACAGGACAATCTCTCTCTTCGGATCTTGAATCAAAATACTATTTATTGTTTCTTCCATTTTAGCGGTAAAACCGCCTGTATACAGCAAGAATGGAAGTACGTACACCTTCTCGGACGAGTCGCTTTCCATAAGCTTTTCTCCATAAAAAGGCTGAGTTGTTATATAACCAGTATCAACTTTGGATGGGACTTCCTCCCGAACCCGCGCCGCCAGTTTCTCAAATTCCGCTGCTGCCAGTGGATCTCTGCTGCCATGCCCGACTAGCAGGACGGCCTCTAAGTCCCTGCCTGAAAAGCCTTGTTCCTTCAGACGGTCGAGGACGATTTCCAGTATCGTTTCATTTACGCCAAGCGGCTCGCCATAGAATATTTTTATTTTTGGATACTTTT belongs to Mesobacillus subterraneus and includes:
- a CDS encoding NAD(P)-binding protein, with the protein product MLYPMNVRIRDRDVVVIGGGKVAHRKVLGLLDAGAKVKVVSPELTSDLLSLADADRISWHPTSYEEKDLEGALLIIAATNDHDTNLAVKMDAAPHQLVNLADDPAESDFQVPSFMKRGRLTIAVSTSGASPILAKKICTQLEQTFDEQYDSYLEFLAACRKKIISSVKDGTVKKQLLMAITDSSFLESDEREGRFAALLEEAIKEEGQ
- a CDS encoding sirohydrochlorin chelatase translates to MEATVFISHGSRSEQGNKVFVSFIEKVISTGEITNAAYGFLENAQPAIFEAVESCILKGASSVTVVPVLLLPGIHANVDIPEELEKVRKKYPKIKIFYGEPLGVNETILEIVLDRLKEQGFSGRDLEAVLLVGHGSRDPLAAAEFEKLAARVREEVPSKVDTGYITTQPFYGEKLMESDSSEKVYVLPFLLYTGGFTAKMEETINSILIQDPKREIVLCEPVGFEERLGELLMQRVDEARAKVKL